The following coding sequences lie in one Nakaseomyces glabratus chromosome K, complete sequence genomic window:
- the IMD4 gene encoding IMP dehydrogenase IMD4 (CAGL0K10780g~Ortholog(s) have IMP dehydrogenase activity, mRNA binding activity) — translation MSRTAAVVRDYTTALEYLKTIERKDGLSVSELMDSMTRGGLTYNDFLVLPGYVSFPSSVVQLQTKLTKKITLNTPFVSSPMDTVTEAEMAIYMALLGGIGIIHHNCTPEEQASMVKKVKNFENGFINFPIVIGPEVTVGEVKTMREDYGFSAFPVTAEGKVGSKLLGIITSRDFQFLEDDSMKVKDVMTTELVTGKAGITLSEGNEILKTTKKGKLLITDDNGNLVSMLSRTDLMKNQNYPLASKSATTKQLLCGAAIGTIDADKERLRLLVEAGLDVVILDSSQGNSIFQLNMIKWIKKEFPELEVIAGNVATREQAANLIAAGADGLRIGMGSGSICITQEVMACGRPQGTAVYNVCKFANEFGVPCIADGGVQNIGHITKALCLGASTVMMGGMLAGTTESPGDYFYRDGKRLKVYRGMGSIDAMQKTGKKGNASTSRYFSETDSVLVAQGVSGAVVDKGSIKKFIPYLYNGLQHSCQDIGVQSLDSLRSEVDNGNVRFEFRTASAQLEGGVHNLHSYEKRLHN, via the exons ATGAGTAGAACTGCTGCTGTTG TTAGAGATTACACTACTGCTCTAGAGTACTTGAAGACCATTGAGAGAAAGGATGGTCTTTCTGTCAGTGAGTTGATGGACTCTATGACTAGAGGTGGTCTAACTTACAACGATTTCCTAGTTTTGCCAGGTTATGTTTCTTTCCCATCCTCTGTTGTTCAGTTGCAAACTAAGCTAACCAAGAAGATCACATTGAACACCCCTTTTGTTTCTTCCCCAATGGACACCGTTACCGAAGCTGAAATGGCCATCTACATGGCTCTTTTGGGTGGTATCGGTATCATCCACCACAACTGTACCCCAGAGGAACAAGCCTCTATGGTTAAGAAGGTCAAGAACTTCGAAAACGGTTTCATCAACTTCCCAATCGTTATTGGCCCAGAAGTTACCGTCGGTGAAGTCAAGACCATGAGGGAGGATTACGGTTTCTCCGCTTTCCCAGTTACAG CTGAAGGTAAGGTTGGAAGCAAATTGCTAGGTATAATCACCTCTCGTGATTTCCAATTTTTGGAAGACGATAGCATGAAGGTCAAGGACGTCATGACCACTGAATTGGTTACCGGTAAGGCTGGTATCACTCTTTCTGAAGGTAACGAGATCTTGAAGACTACCAAGAAGGGTAAGCTTTTGATCACTGACGACAACGGTAACTTGGTCTCTATGTTGTCCAGAACCgatttgatgaagaaccaAAACTACCCATTGGCTTCCAAGTCTGCCACTACCAAGCAATTGCTATGTGGTGCTGCTATCGGTACTATTGATGCTGACAAGGAGAGATTGAGACTATTGGTTGAAGCTGGTCTTGATGTTGTTATCTTGGACTCTTCTCAAGGTAACTCCATCTTCCAATTGAACATGATCAAGTGGATTAAGAAGGAATTCCCAGAACTAGAAGTTATTGCTGGTAACGTTGCTACCAGAGAGCAAGCTGCTAACTTGATTGCTGCTGGTGCTGACGGTTTGAGAATCGGTATGGGTTCCGGTTCCATCTGTATTACCCAAGAAGTTATGGCCTGTGGTAGACCTCAAGGTACCGCTGTTTACAACGTCTGTAAGTTCGCTAACGAATTCGGTGTTCCATGTATCGCCGATGGTGGTGTTCAAAACATTGGTCACATTACCAAGGCTTTGTGTCTAGGTGCTTCCACTGTTATGATGGGTGGTATGTTGGCTGGTACCACTGAATCCCCAGGTGACTACTTCTACAGAGACGGTAAGAGATTAAAGGTTTACAGAGGTATGGGTTCTATCGATGCCATGCAAAAGACTGGTAAGAAGGGTAATGCTTCTACTTCTCGTTACTTCTCTGAAACTGACAGTGTCTTGGTCGCTCAAGGTGTCTCTGGTGCTGTCGTTGACAAGGGTTCTATCAAGAAGTTCATTCCATACCTATACAACGGTCTACAGCACTCTTGTCAAGACATTGGTGTTCAATCATTGGACTCTTTGAGATCTGAAGTTGACAACGGTAACGTCAGATTTGAGTTCAGAACTGCATCCGCTCAATTGGaaggtggtgtccacaACTTGCACTCTTACGAAAAGCGTTTGCACAACTAA
- the SPC2 gene encoding signal peptidase complex subunit SPC2 (CAGL0K10758g~Ortholog(s) have peptidase activity, role in protein targeting to ER, signal peptide processing and plasma membrane, signal peptidase complex localization), giving the protein MSKSINVYSTSEAQKALDELLPSVFARLGYREDHTALDIKLALGYTMAAIAVGSFLLDKKFEKKEIMHYQLILTVLYFALSLVYWVYQKTVNKNAIYHGKKTSGENIKVITSIGKTDPNYKVTVIRNNKNKELELVLPITEVFTEKGFLQGDLVYNWFSKHLSEKDE; this is encoded by the coding sequence ATGTCTAAGAGTATCAACGTTTATTCGACTTCAGAAGCACAGAAAGCGCTCGATGAATTGCTGCCTTCTGTGTTCGCTAGGCTAGGGTACCGCGAAGACCACACAGCTCTGGATATCAAGCTTGCGCTTGGCTACACAATGGCCGCAATTGCGGTCGGAAGTTTCCTGCTGGACAAGAAATTcgagaagaaagagattatGCACTACCAATTGATCCTCACCGTTTTGTATTTTGCTCTCTCGTTGGTGTACTGGGTCTACCAGAAGACTGTGAACAAGAACGCCATCTACCACGGCAAAAAGACCTCTGGTGAGAACATCAAGGTTATAACGTCAATCGGCAAGACTGATCCTAACTACAAGGTAACCGTTATTAGAAATAATAAGAACAAAGAGCTGGAGTTGGTGCTTCCTATAACTGAAGTGTTTACTGAAAAGGGTTTCTTGCAAGGCGATCTTGTATATAACTGGTTTAGCAAGCACCTATCAGAAAAGGATGAATGA
- the PCD1 gene encoding 8-oxo-dGTP diphosphatase (CAGL0K10846g~Ortholog(s) have 8-oxo-7,8-dihydroguanosine triphosphate pyrophosphatase activity, role in DNA repair and cytosol, peroxisome localization): MLKSSLLLENIRKFNRFRSPYRLQDVWPLGRRSAVLVLLFIGNQGELRVLLTKRSRSLRSFSGHVSFPGGKADDAKETPEQVARRETCEEIGLPQDAAQLKRDYGMEIENLLTEMPCYISRTLLSVKPVVCLLKNTHKSDLDILEASKFAAKLNPGETSSLFSVPLRDLAPRHLRRGMATEYVDHREESLEWGGLPWLVDHFYYPVENPQEAPWLTDVQDLSSEENEVEVLRDASSHRVQCRDLWGLTAKIISDLAAIATGLITTDTSRQATVGHEDLIYGLYTNGQMQPERSQWESDMIRAKRDTNYTDVIPEAYMSDLHSRGVTF, encoded by the coding sequence ATGCTTAAGTCCAGTTTGCTTTTGGAGAACATACGGAAGTTCAACAGGTTTAGAAGTCCTTACAGGCTGCAGGACGTGTGGCCATTAGGCAGGCGATCTGCCGTGCTGGTACTACTATTTATTGGAAACCAAGGTGAGTTAAGAGTTCTATTGACCAAGCGGTCACGGAGTCTGCGTAGTTTCTCGGGCCATGTGTCATTCCCCGGAGGTAAAGCGGACGATGCGAAGGAGACTCCCGAGCAAGTGGCTAGAAGAGAGACATGTGAGGAGATTGGGCTACCGCAGGACGCAGCACAACTGAAGCGGGACTACGGCATGGAGATAGAAAACCTGCTGACGGAGATGCCTTGCTACATATCACGCACACTGCTCAGCGTTAAGCCCGTCGTGTGCCTGCTCAAGAACACGCACAAGTCTGACCTGGATATCCTGGAGGCGAGCAAGTTTGCCGCGAAGTTAAACCCTGGCGAGACATCGTCGCTGTTCTCTGTGCCACTGCGGGACTTGGCACCCAGACATTTGCGCCGCGGTATGGCAACTGAGTACGTTGACCACAGAGAGGAGTCTCTCGAGTGGGGGGGCCTTCCCTGGCTAGTGGACCACTTCTATTACCCCGTAGAGAATCCGCAAGAGGCCCCCTGGCTCACGGATGTGCAGGACCTGAGCAGCGAGGAGAACGAAGTCGAAGTGCTGCGGGACGCCAGCAGCCACCGAGTGCAATGCCGCGACCTGTGGGGGCTCACCGCGAAGATCATCAGCGACCTAGCCGCGATCGCCACGGGACTCATAACCACGGACACTAGCAGACAGGCCACGGTGGGACACGAGGACCTGATCTACGGACTCTACACCAATGGCCAGATGCAACCGGAGCGGTCTCAGTGGGAGTCAGACATGATCCGCGCCAAGCGCGACACCAACTACACAGACGTCATACCCGAGGCATACATGTCAGACCTCCACTCCCGCGGCGTAACTTTCTAG
- the CMC4 gene encoding Cmc4p (CAGL0K10879g~Protein of unknown function), which yields MSGRSSSACQKEACAIQDCLQSNGYNEDRCSRLIDNLYKCCKKFYAENPEIGSRCCPRPELLKLKLKQRGLE from the coding sequence ATGTCTGGTAGATCATCCAGTGCATGTCAGAAAGAAGCTTGTGCTATTCAGGACTGCTTACAAAGCAATGGTTATAACGAAGACAGATGTTCTCGACTTATCGATAACCTTTACAAGTGTTGTAAGAAATTTTATGCTGAAAATCCTGAAATCGGCTCCAGGTGTTGCCCCAGGCCTGAAttgttgaaattgaaattgaaacagCGAGGTTTAGAATGA
- the CYB2 gene encoding L-lactate dehydrogenase (cytochrome) (CAGL0K10736g~Ortholog(s) have L-lactate dehydrogenase (cytochrome) activity and glyoxysome, mitochondrial intermembrane space, nucleus localization): MQRYIFKTPHSRVLRSLPRHAINSTTKRGIVSTRSSLNNQFFNSERQRKSYKWFWSIGLTVGLTAAIADNLHNKKDIYNDAKFDSSKPKISPSEVIKHNTPEDCWVVIDGYVYDLTNFIALHPGGPDIIKTNAGKDVTAIFDPIHPPDAIEKYIKPEQHIGPLDGKLDAEYICPPYAPGETPDDIARKAALRARLPPLSSIMNLYDFEYLASQILSKQAWAYYSSASDDEVSYRENHNAYHRIFFNPKVLVDVSKVDTSTEMLGHKVDVPFYVTATALCKLGNPKEGEKDIARGCGQGPNKTPQMISTLASCSVDEIVNAAPSKDQVIWYQLYVNSDRKITENLIKHVEDLGVKAIFVTVDAPSLGSREKDKKVKFNNTMSGPKSMKKSDVGESEGAAQTLSKFIDPSLSWQDIKILRKKTKLPIVIKGVQRVQDVVKAAEIGCNGVVLSNHGGRQLDFARAPIEVLAETMPVLKEKKLDKNFEVFVDGGVRRGTDVIKALCLGASGVGLGRPFLYANSCYGKDGVQKAIDLLKTEIEMNMRLLGVTSIKDMNPELLDLSSLHGRTVNVPKDSLYVNVYNKPELAEFLDDASD, translated from the coding sequence atgcaaAGGTACATATTTAAGACACCACATTCCAGGGTGCTACGATCTTTACCAAGACATGCCATCAATTCCACAACAAAAAGAGGTATTGTCTCGACGAGGAGCTCTTTAAATAACCAATTCTTCAACTCCGAGAGACAAAGGAAGAGTTATAAATGGTTCTGGAGTATCGGGTTGACAGTCGGTCTGACAGCAGCAATTGCTGATAATCTccacaacaaaaaagatatttatAATGATGCCAAATTTGACAGTTCAAAACCCAAAATTTCACCCAGTGAAGTTATAAAACATAATACACCGGAGGACTGCTGGGTAGTCATAGATGGCTACGTTTACGATTTAACCAATTTTATTGCTTTGCACCCAGGTGGTCCGGATATTATAAAAACGAATGCTGGGAAAGATGTAACTGCAATCTTTGATCCAATCCATCCGCCAGATGCCATAGAAAAGTACATAAAACCCGAACAGCATATTGGTCCCCTAGATGGTAAATTGGATGCAGAGTACATATGTCCACCTTATGCGCCAGGTGAAACCCCAGATGATATTGCAAGAAAAGCTGCTTTGAGAGCTAGATTACCACCTTTGAGCTCAATTATGAACCTATATGATTTTGAATACTTAGCATCACAAATCCTGTCTAAACAGGCATGGGCATATTACTCTTCTGCTAGTGATGATGAGGTCAGTTACCGTGAGAACCACAATGCATACCAcagaatttttttcaatccAAAGGTTCTTGTTGATGTCAGTAAAGTCGATACCTCTACAGAAATGCTAGGCCATAAAGTTGATGTTCCATTCTATGTTACCGCAACAGCATTGTGTAAACTAGGTAATCCAAAAGAAGGTGAAAAAGACATCGCTAGAGGATGTGGTCAAGGACCAAACAAGACTCCACAAATGATTTCAACGTTAGCTTCCTGTTCTGTTGATGAGATTGTAAATGCTGCACCATCAAAAGACCAAGTCATATGGTACCAACTATATGTTAACTCTGATCGTAAGATAACTGAAAACTTGATAAAGCATGTCGAAGACTTAGGCGTTAAAGCTATATTTGTTACAGTTGATGCCCCAAGTTTAGGTTCTAGAGAGAAGGACAAAAAGGTTAAGTTCAACAATACTATGAGTGGACCAAAGAGCATGAAGAAATCTGATGTAGGGGAATCAGAAGGTGCCGCTCAAACCTTGTCTAAATTTATCGATCCTTCTTTGTCCTGGCAAGACATCAAAATactaagaaagaaaactaaaTTGCCCATAGTTATCAAAGGTGTGCAAAGAGTTCAGGATGTCGTTAAAGCTGCAGAAATAGGCTGTAATGGTGTTGTTCTATCGAATCATGGTGGTAGACAGTTGGATTTTGCTAGGGCTCCGATTGAAGTTCTTGCTGAAACTATGCCTGTCttgaaggagaagaaaCTGGACAAGAACTTTGAAGTATTTGTAGATGGTGGTGTTCGCCGTGGTACTGATGTGATAAAAGCACTATGTCTTGGGGCATCTGGTGTTGGTCTGGGTAGACCATTTTTGTATGCCAACTCCTGTTATGGAAAGGATGGTGTGCAAAAGGCGATTGATCTATTGAAAACAGAGATTGAAATGAACATGAGATTGCTGGGTGTTACATCCATTAAGGACATGAATCCTGAACTATTAGATCTTTCTTCATTGCATGGTAGGACTGTCAATGTACCAAAGGATTCGTTGTATGTTAATGTTTACAACAAGCCTGAGCTAGCTGAGTTCTTAGACGATGCCAGCGATTGA
- the GID11 gene encoding Gid11p (CAGL0K10824g~Ortholog of S. cerevisiae : YLR149C, C. albicans SC5314 : C7_03280C_A, C. dubliniensis CD36 : Cd36_72930, C. parapsilosis CDC317 : CPAR2_704080 and Candida tenuis NRRL Y-1498 : CANTEDRAFT_112372): MTIDDTSRRFEEDDASAPVFDKVYQNYMMPGLELYDARVTINHWQLRDCIKPSSGNHSKLYYIYDHSIRVLDTDLEGLRSYRSHRMSESHVSGSEGEKRRLSSKLKKDVVSYRNRDMLKGNLNVPSEKLVEFYFKPRCFTELNGLTACGGLVGSDDRGFPTNWNRLNHNAGATSPPTDRNATSVAGSNINTQNTTDSSPPAQPIKLARRDVLLDRSNYSNPNIWKGILSLYNQNTNVSMTFVLGQFINNCVTLNDRSNNQYDLYTCNNDGHMYQCDISNRDVQLVRRFSDLKFPLNNAALSHDSKTMIVSGDSNKFAIYRQENLSEQFTLNYDNQAQWGNSHSKIKRIHRYSSGDNTGYIDNIFEAPNGDHGFYNSFSENDLQFATLFQNGVCLIYDVRRLDSPLAEISSTRPHSHNGAFRVCRFSYGLDDLLFISEHQGRVHVVDTRNFVNHQIILIPDKVTPPMDTEDQNTYNTTQSTQQQAADYQSSVSNYMSTYNNARRRYSFPSVGVKNWEPWITPANYIPLQYLEPKILPFPKVIDKLTNESIISHYNSSQYGSSRQNSGSYYAASTDSDNRVSKRRDARNSFRIRRVSTSSKRTIPQEGNNSGLLRAQNQQTNQQQELHTSSGSSNGNTVFDDDDIYDAYQDVNTNENMYPLSGRFEPTINEISGRYNPVNNTVVDYSSTDFTEENNISGIDWVEDRNGSSLIIGTDYGIMRWNINSWARRSFSSYDFC, encoded by the coding sequence ATGACGATAGATGACACGAGCAGGCGGTTTGAAGAGGATGATGCTTCGGCGCCTGTGTTTGACAAGGTGTACCAGAATTACATGATGCCGGGGCTGGAGTTGTATGATGCGCGGGTGACGATAAACCACTGGCAGCTGCGAGACTGTATCAAGCCGTCCTCGGGAAACCACAGCAAGCTGTACTACATATACGACCACTCGATCCGTGTTCTGGACACTGATCTGGAAGGGCTGCGGAGTTACCGGTCGCACAGGATGTCTGAGAGCCATGTCTCAGGGTCAGAAGGGGAGAAGAGGCGGCTGTCGTCCAAGCTGAAGAAGGATGTCGTGTCGTATAGGAACAGGGACATGCTGAAGGGAAACCTGAACGTGCCTTCAGAGAAGCTAGTCGAGTTTTATTTCAAACCGCGTTGCTTCACAGAGCTTAACGGGCTAACTGCTTGTGGTGGTCTTGTGGGTTCGGATGACAGAGGGTTCCCAACCAACTGGAACAGACTGAATCATAATGCCGGTGCTACGAGTCCGCCCACAGACAGAAACGCCACCTCTGTGGCTGGGAGTAACATAAATACACAGAACACCACAGACTCCTCACCTCCAGCTCAGCCTATCAAATTGGCTAGGCGAGATGTGCTCTTGGATCGCAGCAATTACAGCAACCCAAATATTTGGAAAGGTATATTATCATTGTACAACCAAAACACTAACGTTTCCATGACTTTCGTACTGGGCCAATTCATCAACAACTGTGTGACTTTAAATGATAGATCGAACAACCAGTATGACCTTTACACTTGCAACAACGACGGCCACATGTACCAATGTGATATCAGCAACAGAGACGTTCAGCTTGTAAGAAGATTCTCTGATTTGAAGTTTCCTTTGAATAATGCGGCTTTATCGCATGATTCAAAGACTATGATTGTTTCCGGTGACTCAAACAAATTTGCCATTTACAGACAAGAGAACCTATCAGAACAGTTCACCTTAAATTACGACAACCAAGCACAATGGGGTAACTCTCACTCCAAGATCAAAAGAATTCACAGATACTCTTCTGGAGACAACACCGGTTACATCGATAATATATTCGAAGCTCCAAACGGAGACCACGGCTTTTACAACTCGTTCTCTGAAAATGACTTGCAATTTGCAACGTTGTTCCAGAACGGGGTGTGTCTGATATATGATGTTAGAAGACTAGATTCCCCGCTAGCTGAGATAAGTTCCACAAGACCGCACTCACATAATGGTGCATTCAGGGTCTGCAGATTTAGTTACGGCTTGGATGACCTATTATTCATTTCTGAGCATCAGGGTAGAGTTCACGTTGTCGACACAAGAAATTTTGTCAATCATCAAATAATCCTAATACCAGATAAAGTTACACCACCAATGGATACCGAGGACCAGAACACTTATAATACAACACAAAGTACACAACAACAAGCAGCAGACTACCAAAGCTCAGTTTCAAACTATATGTCTACCTATAATAATGCTAGGAGAAGATATTCTTTCCCTTCAGTTGGAGTGAAAAATTGGGAACCATGGATTACACCTGCAAATTATATTCCATTACAATACTTAGAACCCAAGATTTTACCTTTCCCTAAAGTTATTGATAAACTAACTAATGAGAGCATTATTAGTCATTATAATTCTTCGCAATATGGCTCATCTCGCCAAAATTCGGGATCTTATTACGCCGCATCTACAGATAGTGATAATAGGGTGTCTAAGCGCAGAGATGCAAGAAACTCTTTCAGGATCAGACGTGTATCAACATCATCTAAGCGAACTATCCCTCAAGAAGGAAACAACAGTGGTTTACTAAGAGCTCAGAATCAGCAAACCAACCAGCAACAAGAGCTACATACCAGTTCTGGATCTTCAAATGGTAATACAGTATTCGACGACGACGATATATATGATGCATATCAGGACGTCAatacaaatgaaaatatgtACCCTCTCAGCGGTAGATTCGAACCCActattaatgaaattagTGGCAGATACAACCCCGTTAATAACACTGTAGTTGATTATTCAAGTACAGATTTcacagaagaaaacaatattTCAGGTATCGACTGGGTTGAGGATCGTAACGGAAGCTCTTTGATCATCGGCACAGACTATGGTATCATGAGATGGAATATCAATTCATGGGCTAGGAGAAGCTTTTCAAGCTATGATTTCTGCTGA
- the CTA1 gene encoding catalase A (CAGL0K10868g~Putative catalase A; gene is downregulated in azole-resistant strain; regulated by oxidative stress and glucose starvation; protein abundance increased in ace2 mutant cells), translating into MSANPTNTSDVRGDRVVTNSTGYPYNDPFATQRVGQHGPLLMQDANLIDSLAHFNRERIPERNPHAHGSGAFGYFEVTDDITDICGSAMFSEIGKRTRFLTRFSTVGGEKGSADTARDPRGFATKFYTEEGNLDWVYNNTPIFFIRDPSKFPHFIHTQKRNPQTNLKDPNMFWDYLTTPENQVAVHQLMILFSDRGTPASYRHMNGYSGHTYKWSNKKGEWHYVQVHILTDQGIKNLTNDEAVEIAGKNPDYCQQDLYENIAKGNYPSWTVYIQTMTEEQAKKLPFSVFDLTKVWPHKDFPLRRVGKMVMNENPLNYFASIEQAAFSPANTVPYQEPSADPVLQSRLFAYADAHRYRLGANFHQIPVNCPYASKFFNPVIRDGPMNVDGNFGNEPNYYASNKQYQIPNQDRPIQQHQEVWNGPAQPFHWATSPGDIDFVQARDLYKVLGKQKDQQEHLAYNIGTHVAGADPEIQQRVIDMFSRVDEGLGANIRKEIEKNASAPTAKI; encoded by the coding sequence atgTCCGCTAATCCAACTAACACTTCCGATGTTAGAGGTGACAGAGTTGTCACTAACTCTACAGGTTACCCATACAATGACCCATTTGCTACTCAAAGAGTTGGTCAACACGGCCCATTGTTGATGCAAGATGCTAACTTGATCGACTCCTTGGCCCACTTCAACAGAGAGAGAATCCCAGAAAGAAACCCTCACGCCCACGGTTCTGGTGCCTTTGGTTACTTTGAAGTCACTGATGATATTACTGACATCTGTGGTTCTGCCATGTTCTCCGAAATTGGTAAGAGAACCAGATTCTTGACCAGATTCTCCACTGTCGGTGGTGAAAAGGGTTCTGCAGACACCGCCAGAGACCCAAGAGGTTTTGCTACCAAGTTCTACACTGAAGAAGGTAACTTGGACTGGGTTTACAACAACACTccaattttcttcatcagagaCCCATCTAAGTTCCCACATTTCATCCACACCCAAAAGAGAAACCCACAAACTAACTTGAAGGACCCAAACATGTTCTGGGATTACTTGACCACTCCAGAAAACCAAGTTGCTGTCCACCAATTGATGATCCTGTTCTCCGACAGAGGTACCCCAGCTTCTTACAGACACATGAACGGTTACTCCGGTCACACTTACAAGTGGTCCAACAAGAAGGGTGAATGGCACTATGTCCAAGTTCACATCTTGACTGACCAAGGTATCAAAAACTTGACCAATGATGAAGCTGTTGAAATCGCTGGTAAGAACCCAGACTACTGTCAACAAGACTTGTACGAAAACATCGCCAAGGGTAACTACCCATCCTGGACTGTTTACATCCAAACTATGACCGAAGAACAAGCCAAGAAGTTGCCATTCTCTGTCTTCGACTTGACCAAGGTCTGGCCACACAAGGACTTCCCATTGCGTAGAGTCGGTAAGATGGTCATGAACGAAAACCCATTGAATTACTTTGCTTCCATCGAACAAGCTGCTTTCTCCCCAGCCAACACTGTTCCATACCAAGAACCATCTGCTGACCCAGTTCTACAATCTCGTTTGTTTGCTTACGCTGATGCTCACCGTTACAGATTGGGTGCTAACTTCCACCAAATCCCTGTCAACTGCCCATACGCCtccaagttcttcaacCCAGTTATTAGAGACGGTCCAATGAACGTTGATGGTAACTTCGGTAACGAACCAAACTACTACGCTTCCAACAAGCAATACCAAATTCCAAACCAAGACAGACCAATCCAACAACACCAAGAAGTCTGGAACGGTCCAGCTCAACCATTCCACTGGGCTACTTCTCCAGGCGACATCGACTTCGTCCAAGCCAGAGACTTGTACAAGGTCTTGGGTAAGCAAAAGGACCAACAAGAGCACTTGGCTTACAACATCGGTACTCACGTTGCTGGTGCTGACCCAGAGATCCAACAACGTGTTATCGACATGTTCTCTCGTGTTGATGAAGGTCTAGGTGCTAACATCAGAAAGGAGATCGAAAAGAACGCCAGCGCCCCAACTGCTAAGATCTAA